One genomic region from Streptomyces sp. Li-HN-5-11 encodes:
- a CDS encoding FAD-dependent oxidoreductase: protein MTSRPNLTPRTVLVVGGGTAGNSLTVLLRKAGIDVDLVECKADWNVHGSGITTQGNALRVLREIGVWEEAEKHGFGFDDLGITTADGTVLHVESHYRTGGPDLPAIVGMQRADLQHILIEAVRRSGARVRLDTTVQQLEQDAAGVDVTFSDGTTDRYDLVVAADGLNSATRAMIDISERPEPVGMGIWRVCAPRPESVQRTDLTYGGPCYIAGYCPTGQDSLYAYLVEPQRDRASLEPHTYADEMRRLAEPYGGAWNEIRASITDPEQVNYTVFTRHLVEGPWHRGRVVLIGDAAHSCPPTLAQGAAMSLEDALVLAELLTGHDDWDDELLTAYYERRVPRVRLVVDGAVQICRWQLDGVRDADVPGLIDRTMTVLTELP from the coding sequence GTGACATCACGGCCGAACCTCACACCCCGCACCGTCCTCGTCGTCGGCGGCGGCACCGCAGGAAACAGTCTGACCGTCCTGCTCCGCAAGGCCGGCATCGACGTCGACCTCGTCGAATGCAAGGCCGACTGGAACGTCCACGGCTCAGGCATCACCACCCAGGGCAACGCCCTGCGCGTCCTGCGCGAGATCGGCGTGTGGGAGGAGGCCGAGAAGCACGGCTTCGGGTTCGACGACCTCGGTATCACCACGGCCGACGGGACGGTGCTCCACGTCGAGTCCCACTACCGCACCGGCGGCCCCGACCTGCCCGCGATCGTCGGCATGCAGCGGGCCGACCTCCAGCACATCCTCATCGAAGCGGTACGAAGATCAGGCGCCCGAGTCCGGCTCGACACCACCGTCCAGCAGCTGGAACAGGATGCCGCAGGAGTCGACGTCACCTTCAGCGACGGCACCACGGACCGGTACGACCTGGTCGTCGCCGCCGACGGACTCAACTCCGCCACCCGCGCCATGATCGACATCAGCGAGCGGCCCGAACCCGTCGGCATGGGCATCTGGCGCGTCTGCGCCCCTCGCCCCGAGAGCGTCCAGCGCACCGACCTCACCTACGGCGGACCCTGTTACATCGCCGGCTACTGCCCCACCGGTCAGGACTCGCTCTACGCCTACCTCGTCGAACCCCAACGGGATCGCGCCAGCCTCGAACCCCACACCTACGCCGACGAGATGCGCCGCCTCGCCGAGCCGTACGGCGGGGCCTGGAACGAGATCCGCGCGTCCATCACCGATCCCGAGCAGGTCAACTACACGGTGTTCACCCGGCATCTGGTCGAGGGCCCCTGGCACCGGGGCCGCGTCGTGCTCATCGGCGACGCCGCGCACAGCTGCCCTCCCACCCTCGCCCAGGGCGCCGCCATGTCCCTGGAGGACGCCCTTGTCCTCGCCGAGCTACTCACCGGCCACGACGACTGGGACGACGAACTGCTCACGGCGTACTACGAGCGGCGTGTCCCCCGGGTCCGACTGGTGGTCGACGGCGCCGTCCAGATCTGCCGATGGCAACTGGACGGCGTACGCGATGCCGACGTGCCCGGCCTGATCGACCGTACGATGACCGTCCTGACGGAGCTGCCGTGA
- a CDS encoding plasmid mobilization protein has product MTDTEPSDVEVLVAFSPEEYALISEHAAELNVSITTYVRQAATRQARDGQLKRQLLQEVAQKQGPAAEPFVISSLLVDDILDRDPTTLTQAEKEARTREAARECGIEYTPVVRDLGNALWAKIEALQSDTSTGPTKREHD; this is encoded by the coding sequence ATGACCGACACGGAGCCCTCGGACGTCGAAGTCCTGGTGGCGTTCTCGCCGGAAGAGTATGCCCTGATCAGCGAGCACGCAGCCGAGCTCAACGTTTCCATCACAACCTACGTCCGGCAGGCCGCCACGAGACAGGCACGCGACGGACAGCTCAAGCGTCAGCTCCTCCAGGAAGTGGCACAGAAGCAGGGCCCGGCGGCTGAGCCGTTCGTGATCAGCAGCCTGCTCGTCGACGACATCCTCGACAGGGATCCCACCACGCTCACTCAGGCAGAGAAGGAAGCCCGAACCCGGGAAGCCGCCCGGGAATGCGGGATCGAGTACACCCCCGTAGTCCGAGACCTGGGCAACGCACTCTGGGCGAAGATCGAAGCTCTCCAAAGCGACACGTCGACCGGCCCCACGAAGCGGGAGCACGACTGA